A single window of Actinoallomurus bryophytorum DNA harbors:
- the pstA gene encoding phosphate ABC transporter permease PstA yields MSTPTSPALAGVSAGRKAKDRIIQILVYVAFLLAVIPLVSVLWTVISKGAKRFDLTFFTHSLNGIGANDAGGGAYHAIIGTIEQVALASVIAIPIGVLTAVYLVEYGRDSRLAKTVSFFVDVMTGLPSIVAGLFVLAFWLLLLGFSFSGFAGSMALSILMMPTVVRAAEEMLKLVPTDLREASFALGVPRWRTICFVVLPTAFTGIVTGIMLAIARVMGETAPLLLTVFVTSAINNNPFEGPQMALPLFIFDQAGRPNDTAINRAWAAALTLIVLIMLLNLVARVIARLRKPVSR; encoded by the coding sequence GTGAGCACCCCTACCTCGCCTGCGCTGGCCGGCGTCTCCGCCGGGCGGAAGGCCAAGGACCGGATCATCCAGATCCTGGTCTACGTCGCCTTCCTGCTCGCCGTCATCCCGCTCGTCTCGGTGCTGTGGACGGTGATCTCGAAGGGCGCCAAGCGCTTCGACCTCACTTTCTTCACCCACTCCCTGAACGGCATCGGCGCCAACGACGCCGGCGGTGGCGCGTACCACGCGATCATCGGCACCATCGAGCAGGTCGCCCTGGCCAGCGTCATCGCGATCCCGATCGGCGTGCTGACCGCCGTCTACCTGGTGGAGTACGGCCGCGACAGCCGGCTGGCCAAGACCGTCAGCTTCTTCGTCGACGTCATGACCGGCCTCCCCTCGATCGTCGCGGGCCTGTTCGTCCTGGCGTTCTGGCTGCTGCTGCTCGGCTTCAGCTTCTCCGGGTTCGCCGGCTCGATGGCACTGTCGATCCTGATGATGCCGACGGTCGTACGCGCCGCCGAAGAGATGCTGAAGCTGGTGCCGACCGACCTGCGCGAGGCGTCGTTCGCGCTGGGCGTGCCGCGGTGGCGGACGATCTGCTTCGTCGTGCTGCCGACCGCCTTCACCGGCATCGTCACCGGCATCATGCTGGCCATCGCCCGCGTCATGGGAGAGACGGCTCCGCTGCTGCTCACCGTGTTCGTCACCTCGGCGATCAACAACAACCCGTTCGAGGGGCCGCAGATGGCACTGCCGCTCTTCATCTTCGACCAGGCCGGCCGGCCGAACGACACCGCGATCAACCGGGCGTGGGCGGCAGCGCTCACGCTGATCGTCCTCATCATGCTGCTCAACCTGGTGGCGCGCGTCATCGCCCGCCTGCGCAAGCCCGTTTCCCGATAG
- a CDS encoding sulfurtransferase: MSRSDVLVDADWVQAHLDDPGIVLVEVDEDTSAYEKGHIRGAVRIDWKTELQDPVRRDFVDKTGFESLLSEKGIAGDDLVVLYGGNNNWFAAYAYWYFRLYGHQNVKLLDGGRKKWELDSRDLVEDVPARPKTSYSAKEQDGTIRAFREEVVEAIGNKNLVDVRSPDEFSGKLLAPAHLPQEQAQRGGHIPTARSIPWSKAANDDGTFRSDEELRKLYEEAGVDLSKATIAYCRIGERSSHTWFALHELLGLPDVKNYDGSWTEYGSLVGVPIELGEAK; encoded by the coding sequence ATGAGCCGCTCCGACGTCCTGGTCGACGCTGACTGGGTGCAGGCGCACCTCGATGACCCCGGAATCGTTCTCGTCGAGGTCGACGAGGACACCAGCGCGTACGAGAAGGGCCACATCCGCGGGGCCGTACGCATCGACTGGAAGACCGAGCTGCAGGACCCGGTACGCCGCGACTTCGTGGACAAGACGGGCTTTGAGAGCCTGCTGTCCGAGAAGGGCATCGCCGGCGACGACCTGGTCGTCCTGTACGGCGGGAACAACAACTGGTTCGCGGCCTACGCGTACTGGTACTTCCGCCTGTACGGCCACCAGAACGTCAAGCTCCTGGACGGCGGCCGCAAGAAGTGGGAGCTCGACTCCCGCGACCTCGTCGAGGACGTGCCGGCCCGCCCGAAGACCTCCTACTCCGCCAAGGAGCAGGACGGCACGATCCGCGCCTTCCGCGAGGAGGTCGTCGAGGCGATCGGCAACAAGAACCTCGTCGACGTGCGGTCGCCCGACGAGTTCTCGGGCAAGCTGCTCGCCCCGGCGCACCTGCCGCAGGAGCAGGCGCAGCGTGGCGGCCACATCCCGACCGCGCGCAGCATCCCGTGGTCGAAGGCCGCCAACGATGACGGCACCTTCCGCTCTGACGAGGAGCTGCGGAAGCTTTACGAAGAGGCGGGCGTTGACCTCTCCAAGGCGACGATCGCCTACTGCCGGATCGGTGAGCGTTCATCCCACACCTGGTTCGCCCTGCACGAGCTGCTCGGCCTGCCGGACGTGAAGAACTACGACGGATCCTGGACCGAGTACGGATCGCTCGTCGGCGTACCGATCGAGCTTGGGGAGGCAAAATGA
- a CDS encoding thioredoxin family protein, which yields MTGMYVAAAALVLAMALGLVWRRRNGALREHGRREGADVERLSTTELGASLGEKATLVQFSSAFCAPCRATRRILTDVAGMIDGVAHVELDAEAHLDLVRRLNVLRTPTVFVLDAGGGIVRRASGLPRKADIIAALGETVA from the coding sequence ATGACTGGGATGTACGTCGCGGCGGCGGCGCTCGTTCTCGCCATGGCCCTCGGCCTGGTGTGGCGGCGCCGCAATGGAGCGCTGCGCGAGCACGGGCGTCGGGAGGGTGCGGACGTGGAACGACTCAGTACCACCGAGCTCGGCGCGTCCCTGGGCGAGAAGGCCACGCTGGTGCAGTTCTCCTCGGCGTTCTGCGCGCCCTGCCGGGCGACCCGGCGCATCCTCACCGACGTGGCGGGCATGATCGACGGCGTGGCTCACGTGGAGCTCGACGCGGAGGCCCACCTGGACCTCGTACGCCGCCTGAACGTCCTGCGCACCCCGACGGTCTTCGTACTCGACGCCGGCGGCGGCATCGTCCGCCGCGCTTCGGGCCTCCCGCGCAAGGCGGACATCATCGCTGCCCTGGGCGAGACCGTCGCCTGA
- a CDS encoding DUF1416 domain-containing protein, translating to MTDGCGAPAQTASLPATVDLANEAVIQGTVEREGNVVSGAYARLLDATGEFTGEVVTSDEGIFRFFAAPGDWTVRVLAPGGVSIDSTVRAQTGEIANLKVAI from the coding sequence ATGACGGACGGCTGCGGAGCGCCGGCGCAGACGGCGAGTCTGCCCGCGACTGTGGATCTGGCGAACGAGGCGGTCATTCAGGGCACCGTCGAACGCGAGGGGAATGTCGTCTCCGGTGCGTACGCGCGCCTGCTCGACGCGACCGGCGAGTTCACCGGTGAGGTCGTGACCAGCGACGAGGGCATCTTCCGCTTCTTCGCCGCACCGGGTGACTGGACGGTACGCGTGCTCGCGCCCGGCGGGGTCAGCATCGACTCGACGGTGCGAGCCCAGACCGGAGAGATCGCCAACCTGAAGGTCGCCATCTAG
- the pstS gene encoding phosphate ABC transporter substrate-binding protein PstS yields MIGTRLAALGGVALVGALSLTACGSDDNGGGSGKPAASGDCVKSTVNAAGSSAQANAMSEWIKGYQQSCAGANVNYNASGSGAGVQAFTGGQVAFAGSDSALKPEEHGPADARCKTGKALDLPMVGGPIAIIYNLKGVDNLQLTPATIAGIFAGKIKTWNDPALAKDNSGVKLPATPIKPLHRSDDSGTTDNLTKFLLATAPDAWKFPGGKTFPAAAGGQGLKGSDGVSTGIKQGDGTIGYAELSYATNGKLQTAKVQNGAGDFSEVSSDAASKAIAGAQVSGQGNDLALTLDYKAKDGYPVVLVTYEIACEKGLPKEQADFVKSFLTYTSSQQGQSILSGLGYAPLPDSILTKVQAAVKGLS; encoded by the coding sequence ATGATCGGCACACGGCTGGCCGCCCTCGGCGGCGTGGCCCTTGTGGGTGCGCTCTCGCTGACCGCGTGCGGCTCGGATGACAACGGCGGCGGCAGCGGCAAGCCTGCCGCGAGCGGCGACTGTGTGAAGTCCACGGTCAACGCGGCCGGCTCGTCCGCTCAGGCGAACGCCATGAGCGAGTGGATCAAGGGCTACCAGCAGAGCTGCGCGGGCGCCAACGTCAACTACAACGCCAGCGGCTCGGGAGCCGGCGTGCAGGCGTTCACCGGCGGCCAGGTGGCCTTCGCCGGCTCTGACTCGGCCCTCAAGCCGGAGGAGCACGGCCCGGCCGACGCGCGCTGCAAGACCGGTAAGGCACTTGACCTGCCGATGGTCGGCGGCCCGATCGCGATCATTTACAACCTCAAGGGTGTCGACAACCTTCAGCTCACGCCTGCGACGATCGCCGGCATCTTCGCCGGCAAGATCAAGACCTGGAACGACCCGGCGCTCGCCAAGGACAACTCCGGCGTGAAGCTGCCGGCCACCCCGATCAAGCCGCTGCACCGCTCGGACGACTCGGGCACCACGGACAACCTCACCAAGTTCCTGCTCGCCACGGCGCCGGACGCCTGGAAGTTCCCGGGCGGCAAGACCTTCCCGGCCGCGGCCGGTGGCCAGGGCCTGAAGGGCTCTGACGGCGTCTCCACGGGGATCAAGCAGGGCGACGGGACCATCGGCTACGCCGAGCTCTCCTACGCCACCAACGGCAAGCTGCAGACCGCCAAGGTCCAGAACGGCGCGGGCGACTTCAGCGAGGTCAGCTCGGACGCCGCGTCCAAGGCCATCGCCGGCGCCCAGGTCTCCGGCCAGGGCAACGACCTTGCGCTGACGCTGGACTACAAGGCCAAGGACGGCTACCCGGTCGTCCTGGTCACCTACGAGATCGCCTGCGAGAAGGGGCTCCCCAAGGAGCAGGCGGACTTCGTGAAGTCCTTCCTCACCTACACCTCCAGCCAGCAGGGTCAGTCGATTCTGAGCGGCCTCGGGTACGCCCCGCTGCCGGACAGCATCCTGACCAAGGTCCAGGCGGCCGTTAAGGGCCTGTCCTGA
- a CDS encoding sigma-70 family RNA polymerase sigma factor: protein MGPTANERLLRALYAEHGGPLLGYVLRLTEGDRHQAEDVVQETLLRAWRHPEALEGRPIRPWLFTVAKNLVVDAHRARQSRPPEAGEAGLAAVPATDEIGRALESWTFAEALADLSPDHRSVLVETYYRGRSVAEAAAALGVPPGTVKSRSYYALRALKLALEERGLAP, encoded by the coding sequence GTGGGACCGACAGCGAACGAGCGCCTCCTCCGCGCCCTGTACGCCGAACACGGAGGACCGCTCCTGGGATACGTCCTGCGCCTGACCGAAGGTGATCGGCATCAGGCGGAGGACGTGGTCCAGGAGACGCTGCTGCGTGCCTGGCGACATCCTGAGGCCCTGGAGGGCCGCCCGATAAGGCCGTGGCTGTTCACGGTGGCCAAGAATCTGGTCGTCGACGCACACCGGGCGCGGCAGTCCAGGCCGCCCGAGGCCGGTGAGGCGGGACTCGCCGCCGTACCGGCCACCGACGAGATCGGCCGCGCGCTCGAGTCGTGGACGTTCGCGGAGGCGCTCGCCGATCTGAGCCCCGACCACCGGTCGGTGCTGGTCGAGACCTACTACCGAGGACGGTCGGTCGCCGAGGCCGCGGCGGCGCTCGGCGTGCCGCCCGGCACGGTGAAGTCGCGGTCCTACTATGCGCTGCGAGCCCTCAAACTCGCACTGGAAGAACGGGGGTTGGCGCCATGA
- a CDS encoding DUF4395 domain-containing protein has product MQVDPRGQRFSAILTSIVLIVVLVTSSWLLLAAQAIVFAIGVVFGLRSAPYGLIYQAFVRPRLGPSKELEPETPPRFAQGVGAVFALVGVVGYALGIPALGMTATAFALIAAFLNAAFGLCLGCEAYLLIRRLTPRRATS; this is encoded by the coding sequence ATGCAGGTCGACCCCAGAGGCCAGCGCTTCAGCGCGATCCTCACGTCAATTGTCCTGATCGTCGTCTTGGTGACCAGCAGCTGGCTGCTGTTGGCGGCTCAGGCCATCGTGTTCGCCATCGGAGTCGTGTTCGGTCTCCGTAGCGCGCCGTACGGCCTGATCTACCAGGCTTTCGTCCGTCCGCGGCTCGGTCCTTCCAAGGAGCTCGAGCCCGAGACCCCGCCCCGCTTCGCGCAGGGGGTGGGTGCGGTGTTCGCGCTGGTCGGAGTGGTGGGATACGCCCTTGGGATCCCGGCATTGGGTATGACCGCCACAGCGTTCGCGCTGATCGCGGCGTTCCTCAACGCCGCCTTCGGGCTGTGCCTGGGCTGTGAGGCCTATCTGCTCATTCGCCGGCTCACCCCTAGGCGAGCCACGTCCTAG
- a CDS encoding winged helix-turn-helix transcriptional regulator produces MSTLLLLTNVLEPSDEVLPALGLLLHSVRVAPAEGVALIDAPPSDVVIVDARRDLAQAKSLCRLLRTTGLDVPLLAIVTEGGLAALTPEWGLDDVLLQTAGPAEVEARLRLVVGRTTAAEQDDVPGEIRSGELTIDEATYSARLRGRVLDLTFKEFELLKYLAQHPGRVFTRAQLLQEVWGYDYFGGTRTVDVHVRRLRAKLGPEYESLIGTVRNVGYRFVPDHRAEEVPAHT; encoded by the coding sequence TTGAGCACTCTGCTTTTGCTGACGAATGTGCTCGAGCCGTCCGATGAAGTCCTGCCGGCGCTCGGGTTGCTCCTTCACTCGGTACGGGTGGCCCCGGCCGAGGGGGTGGCGCTCATCGACGCGCCCCCGTCCGACGTCGTCATCGTCGACGCGCGCCGGGACCTCGCCCAGGCCAAGAGTCTGTGCCGGCTGCTGCGCACGACAGGACTCGACGTACCGCTGCTCGCGATCGTAACCGAGGGCGGCCTGGCCGCCCTGACCCCCGAGTGGGGTCTCGACGACGTGCTGCTCCAGACCGCCGGTCCGGCCGAGGTGGAGGCCCGGCTGCGCCTGGTGGTCGGCCGTACGACCGCGGCCGAGCAGGACGACGTGCCGGGTGAGATCCGCAGCGGTGAGCTGACGATCGACGAGGCGACCTACAGCGCGCGGCTGCGCGGTCGCGTACTCGATCTGACGTTCAAGGAGTTCGAGCTGTTGAAGTACCTCGCGCAGCACCCGGGCCGGGTCTTCACCCGCGCCCAGCTCCTCCAGGAGGTCTGGGGGTATGACTACTTCGGTGGCACACGCACGGTCGACGTCCACGTACGGCGGCTACGGGCCAAGCTCGGCCCGGAGTACGAGTCGCTGATTGGAACGGTCCGTAACGTCGGTTACCGCTTCGTGCCCGACCACCGCGCCGAGGAGGTCCCGGCGCACACCTGA
- the pstC gene encoding phosphate ABC transporter permease subunit PstC: MTSDTLEQGATRARGGRGRKLSTGRLGDRLFGISARGSGILLLLIIAAIAVFLVAKALPALKADKANFLTSQVWNPDAAEPRFGILQLAFGTLLSSLMALLLATPVAIGIALFIAFYSPRKLASGLGYVVDLLAAVPSVVYGLWGLQFFVPKMASVANFLNGNFGWIPLFGGDSVGGQSILTAAVVLAIMILPIISSISREVFFQVPQANVEAALALGATRWEVIRMAVLPFGRSGMVSAAMLGLGRALGETIAVAMVLSTAAGISLRILKPGGNTFAANIANTFGMAGNTGRGALIASGLVLFVITLIVNMLARAIVARRKEFV; encoded by the coding sequence GTGACCAGCGATACCCTGGAACAGGGCGCTACCCGCGCTCGAGGCGGACGGGGACGCAAGCTCAGCACCGGCCGCCTGGGGGATCGCCTGTTCGGCATCTCCGCCCGTGGCTCCGGCATCCTGCTGCTCCTCATCATCGCGGCGATCGCGGTGTTCCTCGTCGCGAAGGCCCTGCCCGCCCTGAAGGCGGACAAGGCCAACTTCCTCACCTCGCAGGTGTGGAACCCGGACGCGGCAGAGCCGAGGTTCGGCATCCTGCAGCTGGCGTTCGGCACCCTGCTGTCGTCGCTGATGGCGCTGCTCCTGGCCACCCCGGTGGCGATCGGGATCGCGCTGTTCATCGCCTTCTACTCACCGCGCAAGCTGGCGTCGGGCCTCGGCTACGTCGTGGACCTGCTCGCCGCGGTGCCGAGTGTGGTGTACGGCCTGTGGGGCCTGCAGTTCTTCGTCCCGAAGATGGCCAGCGTCGCGAACTTCCTGAACGGCAACTTCGGCTGGATCCCGCTGTTCGGGGGCGACAGCGTCGGCGGCCAGTCCATCCTCACCGCCGCCGTTGTCCTGGCGATCATGATCTTGCCGATCATCTCCTCCATCTCGCGTGAGGTCTTCTTCCAGGTCCCCCAGGCCAACGTGGAGGCCGCGCTGGCCCTGGGCGCGACGCGGTGGGAGGTCATCCGGATGGCGGTCCTCCCGTTCGGCCGCTCCGGCATGGTCAGTGCCGCGATGCTCGGCCTGGGCCGCGCGCTCGGCGAGACGATCGCCGTCGCGATGGTGCTGTCGACCGCGGCCGGGATCTCCCTGCGCATCCTCAAGCCTGGCGGCAACACGTTCGCCGCCAACATCGCGAACACCTTCGGCATGGCCGGCAACACCGGCCGGGGCGCGCTCATCGCCTCCGGCCTGGTGCTGTTCGTGATCACCCTCATCGTCAACATGCTCGCCCGCGCGATCGTCGCCCGGCGCAAGGAGTTCGTGTGA
- a CDS encoding MoaD/ThiS family protein, translating to MAKGLIRYWAAARAAAGVAEEPYDAATLEQALTTAAAGRDLEFERVIARSSYLVDGDPVGTRDHASVRLPDGGTVEVLPPFAGG from the coding sequence ATGGCGAAGGGGCTGATCAGATACTGGGCGGCGGCGCGGGCGGCCGCCGGAGTCGCCGAGGAGCCGTACGACGCCGCGACGCTGGAACAAGCGCTGACCACGGCGGCGGCCGGCCGGGACCTGGAGTTCGAGCGCGTCATCGCCCGCAGTTCCTACCTCGTCGACGGCGACCCCGTCGGCACCCGTGACCACGCGTCCGTCCGGCTCCCGGACGGCGGAACCGTCGAGGTCCTGCCGCCTTTCGCGGGAGGCTGA
- the mshD gene encoding mycothiol synthase, producing the protein MMSLVVREELTNDEVAAALEVTEEAAAADGVRPMGESALLRLRDGAGAVLAYDGDALAGVAILDGDAGELAVRPSLRRRGHGRALVTALAGQVESLNVWAHGELPAAVGLGGALGFERFRALWKMARPLGGTLPEVAVPAGVRLRTFETGRDEDAWVGINARAFADHPEQGRWTRTDLERREREPWFSPEGFFLAERDGEPVGFHWTKVHEEDGPVGEVYVVGVDPSAQGLGLGRVLTLAGLHHLQDLGLPSVILYVDESNTAATALYGKLGFERRSTDAMYRNSR; encoded by the coding sequence ATCATGAGCCTGGTCGTACGCGAAGAACTGACGAACGACGAGGTCGCGGCGGCCTTGGAGGTCACCGAAGAGGCCGCGGCGGCCGATGGGGTGCGGCCGATGGGCGAAAGCGCGCTCCTGCGGCTGCGCGACGGCGCCGGAGCCGTGCTCGCCTATGACGGGGACGCGCTCGCCGGGGTCGCGATCCTCGACGGTGACGCGGGCGAGCTCGCGGTCCGCCCGTCGCTCCGGCGGCGCGGACACGGCCGTGCCCTCGTCACCGCGCTGGCCGGCCAGGTGGAGTCGCTGAACGTCTGGGCGCACGGAGAGCTCCCGGCGGCGGTCGGACTCGGCGGCGCGCTCGGCTTCGAACGGTTCCGTGCCCTGTGGAAGATGGCGCGTCCGCTCGGCGGAACCCTCCCGGAGGTCGCCGTGCCCGCCGGCGTACGGCTGCGCACGTTCGAGACCGGACGGGACGAGGACGCCTGGGTGGGGATCAACGCGCGCGCCTTCGCGGACCACCCGGAACAGGGCCGTTGGACGCGTACCGATCTGGAGCGCCGCGAGCGTGAGCCGTGGTTCTCCCCCGAAGGCTTCTTCCTCGCCGAGCGCGACGGTGAGCCGGTCGGCTTCCACTGGACGAAGGTGCACGAGGAGGACGGACCGGTCGGCGAGGTGTACGTCGTCGGTGTCGACCCGTCCGCGCAGGGACTCGGGCTGGGCCGGGTGCTGACGCTGGCCGGGCTCCACCATCTCCAGGATCTCGGCCTGCCCTCGGTGATCCTGTACGTCGACGAGTCGAACACGGCCGCGACGGCGCTCTATGGGAAGCTGGGCTTCGAGCGCCGGTCAACGGACGCGATGTACCGCAACTCCCGGTAA
- a CDS encoding putative leader peptide produces the protein MAFYAERDAAYYRLVRSWTELLTKRRAVDFCRVATALCRTA, from the coding sequence ATGGCATTTTACGCCGAGCGAGACGCCGCTTACTATCGTCTCGTGCGTTCCTGGACAGAGCTGCTTACCAAGCGACGGGCGGTCGACTTCTGCCGCGTCGCTACCGCGCTCTGTCGTACGGCCTGA
- a CDS encoding anti-sigma factor family protein codes for MTSGTECSRLRILLGVYVLGAIEPAERAMVDAHLGVCGRCRDELSSLAGLPAMLGRVTEDQLEQLGSPPEELLDSILTKAADESRGRRRNNRLWLVAAAAALVVVTGVGVRAVSGTDGGTIAKPPPSPTGRPSATPSAATTVDGNDPATGVRAEIGMQPKEWGTAFSVRLAGAPADSECRLIAIDKKGRRDVAGGWKVEYLGDASFYGSSMFQKQDIASVEIRTLDGKRLLHVRV; via the coding sequence ATGACATCGGGCACCGAATGCTCCCGGCTGCGGATACTGCTCGGTGTGTACGTCCTGGGCGCCATCGAGCCGGCCGAGCGCGCCATGGTCGACGCGCACCTGGGCGTCTGCGGACGCTGCCGAGACGAGCTCTCCTCGCTGGCGGGGCTGCCCGCCATGCTGGGGAGGGTCACCGAGGACCAGCTCGAACAGCTCGGGTCACCACCGGAAGAGCTCCTGGACTCGATCCTGACCAAGGCCGCCGACGAGAGCCGTGGCCGGCGGCGCAACAACCGTCTGTGGCTGGTGGCGGCCGCGGCCGCGCTGGTCGTCGTGACGGGTGTGGGCGTACGCGCGGTGAGCGGCACGGACGGCGGGACGATCGCCAAACCGCCTCCCTCGCCGACCGGCCGGCCCAGTGCCACTCCCTCGGCCGCCACGACGGTGGACGGAAACGATCCGGCCACCGGTGTCCGGGCGGAGATCGGCATGCAGCCCAAGGAGTGGGGCACCGCCTTCTCGGTACGGCTGGCCGGCGCGCCGGCCGACTCCGAGTGCCGTCTGATCGCGATCGACAAGAAGGGCCGGCGGGACGTCGCGGGCGGTTGGAAGGTCGAATACCTCGGCGATGCCAGCTTCTACGGCTCGTCGATGTTCCAGAAGCAGGACATCGCGTCGGTCGAGATCCGCACGCTGGACGGGAAAAGGTTGCTGCACGTCCGCGTCTGA
- a CDS encoding DUF4352 domain-containing protein: protein MSAPRKLISGLLTVGLMALAMWLYTFKPHLEDKEQDPLVTSGRAGAVVDNPDFSVKVGKIDVATGIAKSSFLQQKAQVMRSLGIFVIVHLEIKSNQKPFQPGDPKLITRGGVSYDESGRAAISTPNGDFQPMLWAPATYVFEIPKDRLAGARLAIGESALLIQLSAQTEVDLGLDNGEAAQLLSHASPAYALKTT from the coding sequence GTGAGCGCTCCACGGAAACTCATCTCGGGTCTGCTGACCGTCGGCCTGATGGCACTGGCCATGTGGCTGTACACCTTCAAGCCCCACCTCGAGGACAAGGAGCAAGATCCCCTCGTCACCAGCGGCCGCGCCGGCGCGGTCGTCGACAACCCCGACTTCAGCGTCAAGGTGGGCAAGATCGATGTGGCGACCGGGATCGCGAAGTCCTCTTTCCTGCAGCAAAAGGCACAGGTCATGCGGAGCCTGGGCATCTTCGTGATCGTCCATCTGGAGATCAAGAGCAACCAGAAGCCCTTCCAGCCCGGCGACCCGAAGCTCATCACACGTGGTGGCGTGTCCTACGACGAGAGCGGCCGGGCGGCCATCTCGACCCCCAACGGTGACTTCCAGCCCATGCTGTGGGCTCCCGCGACGTACGTCTTCGAGATCCCCAAGGACCGGCTGGCCGGAGCGCGCCTGGCCATCGGAGAGTCCGCGCTGCTCATCCAGCTCAGCGCGCAGACCGAGGTCGACCTGGGCCTCGACAACGGTGAGGCGGCACAACTGCTCTCCCACGCATCCCCGGCGTACGCCCTGAAGACGACGTGA
- a CDS encoding PIN domain-containing protein: MEAVAAELERDRYQLVALMPADLARMAELVAQYSDLRLDPTDASVMAIAERLNVTQVATLDRRDFSVVRPRHAEAFSIVQ, encoded by the coding sequence TTGGAGGCGGTCGCGGCCGAACTCGAACGCGACCGATACCAGCTTGTCGCCCTCATGCCGGCGGACCTGGCCCGGATGGCAGAGCTGGTGGCCCAGTACTCCGACCTCCGGCTCGACCCCACCGACGCTTCAGTGATGGCGATCGCCGAGCGACTGAACGTGACACAGGTGGCGACACTCGACCGACGGGATTTCAGCGTCGTGCGGCCGCGGCACGCAGAGGCGTTCTCTATCGTTCAGTAG
- a CDS encoding LmeA family phospholipid-binding protein translates to MRKGLVIFLILLVGVIIAADRVGLWVAQDQIAKNVASQYDLDHKPEVKIKGFPFLNQALNGRYGEIDVNVGDVTQLGVHLTNTVVTLKGVKAPLSDALHGDASQMVADTATSVATVSYADVDKQAPRGLKVSAKGKELQVRGPVTVLGLSRTVTATVTVRPSGRSVRVLPLTVDAGGTTIPVTLVQQAFSFTMPVKGLPQNTRISDVQIGQDGLRVTTTGEHVNLESLNEH, encoded by the coding sequence ATGCGCAAGGGATTGGTGATTTTCCTGATCCTGCTGGTCGGGGTGATCATCGCCGCCGATCGGGTCGGTCTGTGGGTCGCCCAGGACCAGATCGCCAAAAATGTCGCGTCGCAGTACGACCTCGACCACAAGCCCGAGGTGAAGATCAAGGGCTTTCCGTTCCTGAATCAGGCGCTGAACGGCCGGTACGGCGAGATCGACGTCAACGTCGGCGACGTCACCCAGCTCGGTGTCCACCTGACCAACACCGTCGTCACGCTGAAGGGCGTCAAGGCCCCGCTGTCGGACGCGCTGCACGGTGACGCCTCCCAGATGGTGGCCGACACGGCGACCTCCGTCGCGACCGTCTCCTACGCCGACGTCGACAAGCAGGCGCCGCGGGGGCTGAAGGTCTCGGCCAAGGGCAAGGAACTGCAGGTGCGCGGCCCGGTGACCGTCCTCGGCCTCAGCCGTACGGTGACCGCGACCGTGACCGTACGGCCCTCCGGCCGTAGCGTGCGTGTGCTGCCGCTGACGGTCGACGCCGGCGGCACCACGATCCCGGTCACCCTGGTCCAGCAGGCGTTCTCGTTCACGATGCCGGTGAAGGGGCTCCCGCAGAACACGCGGATCAGCGACGTCCAGATCGGCCAGGACGGCCTGCGGGTCACCACCACCGGCGAGCACGTGAACCTCGAAAGCCTCAACGAGCACTGA